A region from the Lonchura striata isolate bLonStr1 chromosome 16, bLonStr1.mat, whole genome shotgun sequence genome encodes:
- the PAM16 gene encoding mitochondrial import inner membrane translocase subunit TIM16 has translation MAKYLAQIILVGAQVVGRAFMRALRQEFAASQAAANARGRAERPQSAAASRIIGISLQEAQQILNVSSLNPEEIQKNYDHLFKVNDKSVGGSFYLQSKVVRAKERLDEELRIQAKGDKEKGRKAET, from the exons ATG GCCAAGTACCTGGCACAGATCATTCTGGTGGGGGCCCAGGTGGTGGGACGGGCCTTCATGCGGGCGCTGCGCCAGGAGTTTGCAG cgaGCCAGGCCGCAGCCAATGCACGGGGACGCGCCGAGAGGCCCCAGTCCGCTGCTGCCTCCAGGATCATCGGCATCAGCCTCCAGGAAGCTCAGCAGATCCTCAACGTCTCCAGCCTCAACCCTGAGGAGATCCAGAAG AACTACGACCACTTGTTCAAGGTGAACGACAAATCAGTGGGAGGCTCCTTCtacctccagtccaag GTGGTGAGAGCCAAGGAGCGGCTGGACGAGGAGCTGCGCATCCAGGCCAAGGGCGACAAGGAGAAGGGGCGGAAAGCCGAGACGTGA
- the GLIS2 gene encoding zinc finger protein GLIS2 → MHSLEEPLDLKLSISKLRAAREKRGPSGPRARAPQRPDTPPAGDGRGGSRGGRRAVPAPPSPGLLGHSRLVEPRDGRFPAAVPVVDLSLSPRSGGESPAGSASLSPERQGSGDLPGPLTPHDFQSLRYIDGLPSSFQFFLPLGAGGALHLPPAAFLPPSKEKRLPPELPLPKQLVCRWSKCNQFFDLLQDLVDHVNDFHVKPEKDAGYCCHWEGCARHGRGFNARYKMLIHIRTHTNEKPHRCPTCNKSFSRLENLKIHNRSHTGEKPYICPYEGCNKRYSNSSDRFKHTRTHYVEKPYSCKMPGCHKRYTDPSSLRKHIKAHGHFVSPEHPEMLKVHPPPKTSLGSAEVPYVNGAQLVIPNPAALFAPPGLPALPIPLAPAPLDLSALGCGAAGALPALPGPVLPLNGGPLNLAKSPLLPSPFAAGLGLPVMSLLAGGAKAEGEKGSGAEGRPPKAGKGLESRKERGERTEPGRPRVPPESLALLPGAVLDLSAGVSSGGSPEALPPGWVLIPPGSLLLKPAAVN, encoded by the exons ATGCATTCCCTGGAGGAGCCCTTGGACCTCAAGCTGAGCATCTCCAAGCTGCGAGCTGCCCGCGAGAAGCGGGGCCCCTCCGGCCCCCGAGCCCGCGCTCCCCAGCGCCCGGACACCCCGCCGGCCGGGGATGGCCGAGGGGGCAGCCGGGGGGGTCGccgggccgtgccagccccgccGTCGCCCGGGCTCCTGGGACACTCCAGGCTGGTGGAGCCGCGGGACGGGCGCTTCCCGGCCGCCGTGCCGGTGGTGGACCTCAGCCTCTCGCCCCGCTCCGGGGGAGAGTCTCCGGCTGGCAGTGCCTCGCTGTCCCCTGAGCGCCAGGGCAGCGGGGACCTGCCCGGCCCCCTCACCCCACAC GATTTCCAGTCCCTGCGCTACATCGATggcctccccagctccttccagtTCTTCCTGCCgctgggggccgggggggccCTGCACCTGCCCCCCGCCGCCTTCCTGCCCCCCAGCAAGGAGAAACGGCTCCCCCCCgagctgcccctgcccaagCAGCTCGTCTGCCGCTGGTCCAAG TGCAACCAGTTCTTCGACCTCCTGCAAGACCTGGTGGACCACGTCAACGACTTCCACGTCAAACCCGAGAAGGACGCGGGGTACTGCTGCCACTGGGAGGGCTGTGCCCGCCATGGCAGGGGCTTCAATGCCAG GTACAAGATGCTGATCCACATCCGGACGCACACCAACGAGAAGCCGCATCGCTGCCCCACCTGCAACAAGAGCTTCTCCCGCCTGGAGAACCTGAAAATCCACAACCGCTCGCACACAG GTGAGAAGCCCTACATCTGCCCCTACGAAGGCTGCAACAAGCGTTACTCCAACTCCAGCGACCGCTTCAAGCACACCCGCACGCACTACGTGGAGAAGCCCTACTCCTGCAAGATGCCGGGCTGCCACAAGCGCTACACCGACCCCAGCTCCCTCCGCAAGCACATCAAAGCCCACGGCCATTTCGTGTCCCCCGAGCACCCGGAGATGCTCAAGGTCCACCCGCCTCCCAAAACGTCCCTGGGCTCGGCGGAGGTGCCCTACGTTAACGGGGCGCAGCTCGTCATCCCCAACCCCGCCGCCCTCTTCGCTCCGCCGGGGCTGCCGGCGCTGCCCATCCCTTTGGCACCGGCGCCGCTCGACCTCAGCGCGCTGGGCTGCGGGGCTGCGGGCGCgctgcccgccctgcccggccccgtcCTGCCCCTCAACGGCGGCCCCTTGAACTTGGCCAAGagcccgctgctgccctcgCCCTTcgcggcggggctggggctgcccgtCATGTCGCTGCTGGCCGGCGGGGCCAAGGCCGAGGGGGAGAAGGGCAGCGGGGCCGAGGGGCGGCCGCCCAAGGCGGGCAAGGGGCTGGAGAGCCGGAAGGAGAGGGGCGAAAGGACGGagccggggcggccgcgggtGCCCCCCGAGAGCCTGGCGCTGTTGCCGGGGGCCGTGCTCGACCTCTCGGCCGGTGTCAGCTCGGGGGGCAGCCCCGAGGCGCTGCCCCCCGGCTGGGTGCTCATCCCCCCCGGCTCCCTGCTGCTCAAACCCGCCGCCGTCAACTGA